One stretch of Chryseobacterium sp. LJ668 DNA includes these proteins:
- a CDS encoding glycosyltransferase family 4 protein, with the protein MKDKIAIVVQRYGLEINGGAELHARLLAEKLSAIYDIEIITTCAVEYQFWDNYYPEGIEVINDIKVRRFKTLKKDLKKFNRLSKFVRNLHKYGRQKLNLKNFPYLLFKKIKYNKKKFIFADWLEAQGPFSTDLTDFIKAEKDNYRAFIFFTYLYHPTNIGIKEVAEKSILIPTAHDEPQFYLDGYAQLFSCPEFIMYNTQTEKDFVEKVYPQSKKIKSDIAGIGFDDYDMAVTQLPEDFQAKKYFIYIGRIVEDKGCVMMIEYFRNFKKNHPECTDIKLVLVGKNSLDEKLTQADDIILTGFADDLLKNTLLKNACALIMPSFYESLSLITLEAMIMEIPVIVNRNCEVLYAHIEKSDTGKSFRNNSEFSEALLFYLKQNNKDLLTEGAKAKNYVLKNYSWNTVINKYDSVIKSL; encoded by the coding sequence ATGAAAGACAAAATTGCTATTGTTGTTCAACGTTATGGTTTAGAAATCAATGGCGGAGCAGAGCTTCATGCCAGATTGCTCGCTGAAAAACTTTCTGCCATCTATGATATTGAAATTATCACCACATGTGCAGTCGAATATCAGTTTTGGGATAATTACTATCCTGAAGGCATTGAAGTAATCAATGATATCAAAGTAAGAAGATTCAAGACTTTAAAAAAGGACCTGAAAAAATTTAACAGGCTTAGCAAATTCGTTCGTAACTTGCATAAATATGGCCGACAGAAATTAAATCTTAAAAATTTTCCATATCTGCTCTTTAAAAAAATAAAATACAATAAGAAAAAATTTATTTTTGCTGACTGGCTCGAAGCGCAAGGACCATTTTCTACTGATTTAACTGATTTTATAAAAGCAGAAAAAGATAATTACAGGGCATTTATATTTTTTACTTACTTATACCATCCTACAAATATTGGAATTAAAGAAGTAGCTGAAAAAAGCATTCTGATTCCTACGGCACACGACGAACCTCAATTTTATCTTGATGGATATGCACAATTGTTTTCTTGTCCAGAATTTATCATGTACAATACGCAGACGGAAAAAGATTTTGTAGAAAAAGTGTATCCGCAAAGCAAAAAAATAAAATCAGACATTGCAGGAATTGGGTTTGATGATTATGACATGGCTGTAACTCAATTGCCGGAAGATTTTCAGGCTAAAAAATACTTCATTTATATAGGCAGAATTGTTGAAGACAAAGGTTGCGTCATGATGATTGAGTATTTTAGAAACTTTAAAAAGAACCATCCAGAATGTACTGATATAAAATTGGTGCTGGTCGGCAAAAATTCTCTTGACGAAAAATTAACGCAGGCAGATGACATTATACTAACCGGTTTTGCGGATGACTTATTGAAAAACACACTACTAAAAAATGCCTGCGCACTCATAATGCCTTCATTTTATGAAAGCCTCTCATTGATAACGCTAGAAGCCATGATCATGGAAATTCCTGTCATTGTGAATAGAAATTGTGAAGTTTTATATGCTCATATAGAAAAAAGTGACACAGGTAAAAGTTTTAGAAACAATAGCGAATTCTCGGAAGCTCTCCTGTTTTATTTAAAACAGAATAACAAAGATTTGCTCACAGAAGGTGCAAAAGCAAAAAATTACGTATTAAAAAATTATTCCTGGAATACTGTAATCAATAAGTACGATTCCGTTATTAAATCATTGTGA
- a CDS encoding glycosyltransferase family 4 protein: protein MENKKKTFGVNMSGFFNAEIGFGEAIRNNLKALELMKIPAKPINFNMHLSNRLNDNSVNFEDNTNDYPVNIVHVNMDTIYSFFNEKSSAFFENKYNIGYWAWEMEEFPDEYVEYFKYYDEIWTCSRYCLDSISLKSDIPVTNIPHAIDINDDDINKNFDSGLSSEDYHFLFIFDYNSLIERKNTLALIDAYEKAFGVDNDKVKLVIKTSIPGNHLSKARKKVMTRIGSNKSIIYKEEMLRRNDLLALMNFADCYVSLHRSEGFGLTMAEAMALGKPVIATGYSGNLDFMTVNNSFLVKYKLIRHDYDLSVLPKNNYWSEPDTDHAAELMKFVFENQKHAVETGKRAKEDIHTYFSLDAIGRKMKKRLDIIENTILIERDDYEIKNTLLKLESDNKILQKRVKYLEKGLYNKARKKVNDILKKIKGRE, encoded by the coding sequence ATGGAAAATAAGAAGAAAACCTTTGGAGTCAATATGTCTGGTTTTTTCAATGCCGAAATCGGATTTGGAGAGGCTATCCGTAATAATCTGAAAGCTTTGGAACTTATGAAGATACCCGCAAAGCCGATTAACTTTAATATGCACCTCAGTAATAGACTGAATGACAACTCAGTGAATTTTGAAGATAATACCAATGATTATCCGGTGAATATCGTCCACGTAAACATGGATACGATTTATAGCTTTTTTAATGAAAAATCTTCGGCCTTTTTCGAAAACAAATATAATATCGGATATTGGGCATGGGAAATGGAAGAATTTCCTGATGAATATGTAGAATACTTTAAATATTACGATGAAATCTGGACCTGCTCAAGATATTGTCTGGACTCTATTTCGTTAAAATCTGACATTCCTGTCACCAATATTCCTCACGCAATTGATATCAATGATGATGACATCAATAAAAATTTTGATTCTGGTCTGTCATCAGAAGATTATCATTTCCTTTTTATTTTCGATTATAACAGCCTTATTGAACGAAAAAACACACTTGCTCTAATTGATGCTTACGAAAAAGCTTTTGGTGTAGATAACGATAAAGTAAAGCTTGTTATCAAAACCTCTATTCCGGGCAATCACCTGTCAAAAGCCAGAAAAAAAGTGATGACAAGAATTGGCAGCAATAAAAGCATTATCTATAAAGAAGAAATGCTAAGAAGAAATGATCTGCTTGCTTTAATGAACTTTGCAGACTGCTATGTTTCTCTTCACCGTTCAGAAGGTTTTGGCCTTACGATGGCTGAAGCAATGGCACTGGGAAAACCTGTAATTGCAACAGGCTATTCCGGAAATCTTGATTTTATGACTGTTAATAATTCTTTTCTAGTAAAATATAAGCTGATCAGACATGATTATGATCTTAGTGTTTTACCAAAAAATAATTATTGGTCTGAACCAGATACAGATCATGCTGCAGAGCTGATGAAATTTGTTTTTGAAAATCAGAAACACGCTGTAGAAACAGGTAAAAGAGCAAAAGAAGACATTCATACTTATTTTTCTTTAGATGCAATAGGCAGAAAAATGAAAAAAAGATTGGATATCATTGAAAATACTATTCTGATCGAAAGAGATGACTACGAAATAAAAAACACGTTGCTAAAATTAGAAAGCGATAATAAGATCCTGCAAAAAAGAGTGAAATATCTGGAAAAAGGATTGTATAATAAGGCAAGAAAAAAAGTCAACGATATTTTAAAGAAAATAAAAGGACGCGAATAA